GCAACCGAAGACACGAAGAGAGGTATAATATGGTCATTTATTGAAGAGTTTATGCATGGGTGTATCATTTTGAATGACATGACTAGGAAGCATGTTAATCAGATGGACTACGGTAAGGAATGCCTCATCCCAAAATTTGAAAGGAAGGAGGCACCGGCAAGTAAAGCTAGGCCCACCTAAACAATGTGCCTATGTTTGTGTTCTGCAGAGCCGTTCTGTTGGTGTGCATAAGGACATGACACATGATTTGACACACCCATACTTTGAAAGAGTCTAGTTCCTCATACTCGCCACCCGAATCAGATTGGACAATGAGAATTTTGCTATCAAATTGActttcaacaagtgcttgaaaatgTTGGAAAACTTGGAAAACATCAGAGTGTTTTTTAAGAAGATAGATCCAAATATACTTACTAAAGTCATCTATGAAACTAACATAGTAAGTACTAGCAAGtagtgcgcggcggcacgccgcgccataAGGATTGATAAGCTATTTAGTTTTCTTTGTAATATTTGGTAAGTCGTCCAAGACTTGATTCGTGGCAAAGTAGTTCATATAAGAAAAGATACATCTAGTTGATACATGCATAAGTATAATTTACAACATGTAATGATAGTGGGTACTGGAATTGTGAAGCACTGTGTTCTCTACTTTGACAACATTGATTCTCTAGCTGGATTTGTCTCTATGATGTAGTGGTAGTGAAATTTACATGTGAATCAAACCATCGCTGCTGGTCCTAAGCGATATATCATCACCAGCTATCTATTCAAGTCGATCCACCGAAGCATGCCCTGCGGCGCGCCGCCCCCATTGGCTCAGCATGTGTTTGTTTTGTTATAGTTTGTCCTACAAAGTACAACATTCGTATAACAGATACATCCAAGATATGAAGTGTGCCCCGTTGGCTTCTTTTCTACGAATCATCCAAGATACAACATTCATATGTGTGACATTCTACTTATACGGAGATCCCACATCTAACATCTACATCATCAGGTAGGAAGCATCACACCCCAATTCAAAACCTGTCTCCATGCATAATGAGCTCCTTCTCTTTACATGTCCCAGCACCATTTGAATCCATCCTTGATTGAACAGGAACATGTATTACGTGAAGAATAAAAGTACTGATTTGTGGAAATGTATTGGAATACTTTACGTAGGACCATGGGTCATAAGAACAACACAAAATTTTGCACCACATTAGAGAATACTCGATTTATAAGCCTCTAAGTATAGGCATCCTATAGAAAAGATATTCTTCTAATTCACAAGTCTTTCAAATTTCAGCAATAAGAAACCAATTGATGTATTATATAGTGCTAGCGAGCATAAGCATTTACCTGTTTAGCAAACTGATACTTGAAAGCAGGCCAGCTAGGTGAGATACCATCTGGCCGTCCATGAACCAACAAACTGGAAGAGCTAGGTGAAATACCATCTGACCGTCCATGAACCAAAAAACTGGAAGCACACTATTATGGGAAAAAAGTCTATATAGGTGATAGCATCCAACATCACTAAAATATTGTTTAGCGTCTATAGGCTCCCAGATGAACACATATTTCAGTCTTGCCTATATTCCTATAACTCTGCATGATTAAGTGAATATGTACCAGCAGGCCAATAAAAATGGCACCTACAACACCATAAGGGGGTACCTCATACAGGTAGCACTAAGCCAGAGACCCAGTCGTCCTTTCTCTCCTGTAGGATTTTACACAAGTCTGAACCACGCTGAAGGAAAGTATCCTATGCTACTGCTTCACAAAAACTTCCCTCGTGAATATGTGTGTCATGGTAACTACAGTACACTGCTTGAATCTATACAATAATGGTAATACCTGAACTTGATAACATTCAGGGTTAATCCTAGGTGTGTCGTTCTTAAACTTTCTCTACGTAGTGGGTCACACAGTTACTCTTTGATCATTTTATCAATTACATTTAAAAAGGTGATTCTTAGATCTGTGATTGTAGCTGACATCAGGCACCTCATCCGTATTTCCCATGTGTAATTATAATGCAAGatataaagatttttttttacTAAATGTATCTAGAGCTCTGTGTGTTTACCTTATACACCTTCAGATTTCCCCCTTAATATTGAAAACCTTGCTGGAGAGGCTCGGTCTTCTACTTGTTGAACGGGCATAATACTCCCACACCTATAATAGAAGTGTAAAAACAGATATATACAGTAAAATCAACATGCAGATCCCATACCTTGACTACTATTAAACTATCATCAGAAAAGAATTAAATTTCCTAATCTACAAAATTACCAAAAGATTATAGAAGAGATACAACCCTACTAAAACAGGACAGAACCACAAATTGCAAATGCATATTGATTCGAGACTTGTTCAGTGTTCTCTGGGTGATGTTCATCGTCGTGGTGTTGCACAGTGGCACGAGGCCATCTTTTTCTGTAGATGGCATAGATGTATTAAGAATTCAACTTCCATTTACAGATTCAGAATGCTTCAAGGAAAATTTAGAATAGTCGGACGAAAACTTTGGTCTCACACTGGCTGACATTGGTGAACAAAATTTAACTGAAAATGTAAATAAGTTCAAGCCTGCAATTTTGAATGCAAGACAGATCTGTTTGTGACTATTGCACATGAATTAAAACTCAGAACTGCGAGACATGATTAAAATCTAAAATCCCCCGAATTCATAAGAAAAGCTATCATGTGAAAAACTCAGCAAGTGATCACACATATACAGAAAGCTAAAAGTTCAGGTGGGGTTTCCTTTTCCTCGGAGAAGCCAGGTAAAACTGGTTTTGGTCCAAAAGTGCAGGCTGATATATGACCACTTTATCCACTTGCACAGATAAGTTGTGACACTTTGTATTCAGATTAATACACACCTGTACTCCTCGATCTTCAATGTAGGAGTTGGGTATAAACGGCAGTACATTATCTAATCTCATGAACCAACCTAACTCTGAACGATGGGTGAAGCAGAGGTAAGAGAGACAGCACTTACAGGAAGGTATGTGAAGATTTTTTTTTTCCGCTTCAAATGCTTCCATGCAGCATCAGCGCGCCGAACATCCAGCAAAGAAAGAACTAATAAACAACATGAACCGACAAAACAAATCAAGATTAAGGCAAACAGTAACCAAGGGAGAGTAAAGAAAAACAGGACCGGGAAGGAACGGAGCCACACCAGCCGGAGTCTGCGGCATGTGCTTGAAGGTGAGATGCACCGGCACATGACAACCTCCCCGGAGCTCTTCTCATGCCGTCGCTTGACATGGATAGTCTGGCCATCGAAGAACGAATCCACCATCCTGCCCGTGAACCTGAAACTGACTAAACCAGGATATCAAAAATCAGATTTAATCCAATCCAGCGAGATCAACTTGTAAATTGAGAATCAAATCGTGTTGCTATTGATCAATCATCAATCACTGTGAGCTGAGTCGACTGGACACCGTGAGTCAGGTAATGATGGATCATGAATTAGCAAAAATGAACATACCATTTGGGACGCAAGAATCCTTCTGTGGCCTCTTTCCTCTTCGCCTGTTCGGCCGACATCG
The Triticum aestivum cultivar Chinese Spring unplaced genomic scaffold, IWGSC CS RefSeq v2.1 scaffold89163, whole genome shotgun sequence DNA segment above includes these coding regions:
- the LOC123172302 gene encoding uncharacterized protein, with protein sequence MENGHVLSFPSSTVLRQKRCRPNRRRGKRPQKDSCVPNVSFRFTGRMVDSFFDGQTIHVKRRHEKSSGEVVMCRCISPSSTCRRLRLFFLCWMFGALMLHGSI